A stretch of Apis cerana isolate GH-2021 linkage group LG1, AcerK_1.0, whole genome shotgun sequence DNA encodes these proteins:
- the LOC107994930 gene encoding arginine/serine-rich coiled-coil protein 2-like, translating to MVYPSNPRLMNRVLDAVVHLCDGKGSTARDVLDYLRQTSKSTPRNLTMQVHRALKHAVNAGLLRHRSGRYKAVFTLNPAPIKQSVNESNEQKSIIEMNMQQRPSSVKMIKEDNNNRRKRRKSRQERKRKNNNQRKRKHHSRSKKIDELKKNISEIRKLKYKENESGRSPRNKISTSKMRENIGNPSGSSARKKSDLRPRDSNNYSDLSDSSDYEDKKVKVTRKNMPTMCDEYKYEGNVKQNRRSISRNRSPQRQKSQQLHKYFNDINKTNKPNIADIEKNEEAQEEEKNEPNNSGSGSTL from the exons ATGGTATACCCGTCGAATCCACGGCTAATGAATCGGGTCTTGGATGCCGTGGTGCATTTGTGCGATGGTAAAGGATCTACAGCTCGAGATGTCCTCGATTATCTTCGACAAACTTCCAAGAGTACGCCGAGGAACTTGACGATGCAG gtTCATCGGGCGTTGAAGCATGCGGTGAATGCCGGTTTGTTGCGGCACAGAAGTGGTCGTTACAAGGCAGTGTTCACGTTAAATCCAGCTCCGATTAAACAGTCCGTGAACGAGAGTAACGAGCAAAAATCGATCATTGAAATGAACATGCAGCAGAGACCATCAAGCGTCAAAATGATTAAAGAGGACAACAACAACAg acGGAAGCGAAGAAAATCACGTcaggaaagaaaacgaaaaaacaataatcaaagaaaacgaaaacacCACAGTAGGTCGAAAAAGATTGACGAgctgaagaaaaatatcagcGAGATACGAAAGCTCAAGtacaaagaaaatgaaagtgGCCGGTCACCGCGAAACAAAATTTCGACTAGCAAAATGagagaaaatattggaaacCCGTCAGGTTCGTCTGCTCGTAAAAAGAGCGATTTGAGACCAAGAGATTCTAACAACTATAGTGACTTATCAGACTCGAGCGATTATGAGGATAAAAAGGTTAAAG tgacAAGGAAAAATATGCCAACAATGTGCGACGAATATAAATACGAAGGAAAtgtaaaacaaaatagaaGATCGATTTCGCGGAATCGAAGCCCCCAAAGACAAAAATCTCAGCAATTgcacaaatattttaacgatattaaCAAGACAAATAAACCAAATATTgctgatattgaaaaaaacgaGGAGGctcaagaagaagaaaaaaacgaaccTAATAACAGTGGAAGTGGTAGCACATTGTGA
- the LOC107994929 gene encoding gamma-aminobutyric acid receptor alpha-like isoform X2: MNESGRIVREDQSQDMMKQRVLLALANLITSYASFLAATGAKTSTRQRTQSNNHSNISELLDNLLRGYDNSVRPDFGGPPATVEVDIMVRSMGPISEVDMTYSMDCYFRQSWVDRRLAFQGGKETLALSISMLARIWKPDTYFYNGKHSYLHTITSPNKFVRLYQDGRVLYSSRLTIKAGCPMNLENFPMDTQRCPLQFGSFGYTKRDVIYKWNSARQVAIAEDMKLSQFDLVANPTANYSASTTLSHTEYSMLLVYFHLQRHMGNFLIQVYGPCVLLVVLSWVSFWLNREATADRVSLGITTVLTMTFLGLEARTDLPKVPYPTALDFFVFLSFAFIFATIIQFAVVHYFTKYGSGECYFSSDLSESETSSDEEEADTRPLKKEPISQSNKRTAGNLATREHPSRNFTMNEDGMIEVIPLSAIPEPSKNPAMSHWQMSCVACSPPPRQTPPSKKESGRRRRRRTPRYNSVSKIDRASRIVFPIFFLAINVFYWFAYLSRSERINYYNVNSNGT; the protein is encoded by the exons ATGAATGAATCAGGACGTATTGTAAGGGAGGATCAGTCCCAAGACATGATGAAGCAGCGAGTCCTTCTGGCCCTCGCCAATTTGATCACATCTTATGCATCgtttct AGCGGCGACAGGGGCGAAAACATCCACGAGGCAGAGGACGCAGAGCAATAATCATAGCAACATAAGCGAGCTCTTGGACAATTTGCTTCGCGGTTACGACAACAGCGTGAGACCAGACTTCGGCGGTCCACCGGCCACAGTTGAGGTCGACATCATGGTGCGCAGTATGGGTCCGATTTCCGAAGTCGATATG ACTTATTCAATGGATTGTTACTTCCGACAATCGTGGGTGGATCGACGTTTGGCTTTTCAAGGCGGTAAAGAAACTCTGGCGCTTAGTATATCGATGCTAGCAAGGATCTGGAAGCCGGATACGTATTTTTACAACGGGAAGCACAGTTATTTACACACTATAACCAGTCCCAACAAATTCGTCAGACTTTATCAAGATGGCAGAGTGCTCTACAGTTCAAG actCACGATCAAGGCAGGATGTCCAatgaatcttgaaaattttccaatggaTACACAAAGATGTCCATTACAATTTGGAAGCT TCGGTTACACGAAGCGGGACGTGATCTACAAGTGGAACAGCGCTCGACAAGTAGCAATCGCCGAGGACATGAAATTATCCCAATTCGATTTGGTTGCCAATCCGACTGCAAATTATTCTGCATCGACGACCCTTTCACATA cGGAATATTCGATGTTGCTGGTATATTTTCATCTGCAAAGGCATATGGgtaattttcttatacaaGTATATGGACCTTGTGTTTTGCTAGTCGTCCTTTCTTGGGTTTCTTTCTGGTTAAATCGAGAAGCCACTGCAGATCGTGTATCACTAg GAATAACAACTGTGTTAACAATGACATTTTTGGGATTGGAGGCACGAACCGATCTGCCAAAAGTTCCTTACCCCACTGCCTTGGATTTCTTCGTTTTCCTCTCGTTCGCCTTCATTTTCGCCACCATTATACAATTCGCGGTGGTCCATTATTTCACCAAGTACGGTTCCGGCGAGTGTTATTTCAGTTCGGATCTAAGCGAAAGTGAAACTTCCAGCGATGAAGAGGAAGCGGATACGCGGCCATTGAAGAAAGAACca atttCCCAATCGAACAAAAGAACTGCCGGAAATCTAGCAACTCGTGAACATCCAAGTCGTAATTTTACAATGAATGAAGACGGTATGATCGAGGTAATACCGTTATCAGCAATTCCAGAACCGAGCAAAAATCCTGCAATGAGTCATTGGCAAATGTCCTGCGTGGCCTGCAGTCCACCTCCTCGTCAAACTCCTCCAAGCAAAAAGGAATCAGGTCGAAGACGACGCAGAAGGACTCCTAGATACAATTCTGtatcaaaaattgatcgagCCAGCCGCATCGTGTTCCCCATATTCTTCCTAGCGATCAACGTATTTTATTGGTTTGCATATTTGTCGAGAAGCGAgcgtatcaattattataacgtGAATTCAAATGGCACGTGA
- the LOC107994929 gene encoding gamma-aminobutyric acid receptor alpha-like isoform X1 yields the protein MNESGRIVREDQSQDMMKQRVLLALANLITSYASFLAATGAKTSTRQRTQSNNHSNISELLDNLLRGYDNSVRPDFGGPPATVEVDIMVRSMGPISEVDMTYSMDCYFRQSWVDRRLAFQGGKETLALSISMLARIWKPDTYFYNGKHSYLHTITSPNKFVRLYQDGRVLYSSRLTIKAGCPMNLENFPMDTQRCPLQFGSSEREREKESDLNHKYISGEEFSLTQKVGYTKRDVIYKWNSARQVAIAEDMKLSQFDLVANPTANYSASTTLSHTEYSMLLVYFHLQRHMGNFLIQVYGPCVLLVVLSWVSFWLNREATADRVSLGITTVLTMTFLGLEARTDLPKVPYPTALDFFVFLSFAFIFATIIQFAVVHYFTKYGSGECYFSSDLSESETSSDEEEADTRPLKKEPISQSNKRTAGNLATREHPSRNFTMNEDGMIEVIPLSAIPEPSKNPAMSHWQMSCVACSPPPRQTPPSKKESGRRRRRRTPRYNSVSKIDRASRIVFPIFFLAINVFYWFAYLSRSERINYYNVNSNGT from the exons ATGAATGAATCAGGACGTATTGTAAGGGAGGATCAGTCCCAAGACATGATGAAGCAGCGAGTCCTTCTGGCCCTCGCCAATTTGATCACATCTTATGCATCgtttct AGCGGCGACAGGGGCGAAAACATCCACGAGGCAGAGGACGCAGAGCAATAATCATAGCAACATAAGCGAGCTCTTGGACAATTTGCTTCGCGGTTACGACAACAGCGTGAGACCAGACTTCGGCGGTCCACCGGCCACAGTTGAGGTCGACATCATGGTGCGCAGTATGGGTCCGATTTCCGAAGTCGATATG ACTTATTCAATGGATTGTTACTTCCGACAATCGTGGGTGGATCGACGTTTGGCTTTTCAAGGCGGTAAAGAAACTCTGGCGCTTAGTATATCGATGCTAGCAAGGATCTGGAAGCCGGATACGTATTTTTACAACGGGAAGCACAGTTATTTACACACTATAACCAGTCCCAACAAATTCGTCAGACTTTATCAAGATGGCAGAGTGCTCTACAGTTCAAG actCACGATCAAGGCAGGATGTCCAatgaatcttgaaaattttccaatggaTACACAAAGATGTCCATTACAATTTGGAAGCT cagaaagagaaagagaaaaagagagcgaTTTAAATCACAAATACATCTCTGGAGAGGAGTTTTCATTGACTCAGAAAG TCGGTTACACGAAGCGGGACGTGATCTACAAGTGGAACAGCGCTCGACAAGTAGCAATCGCCGAGGACATGAAATTATCCCAATTCGATTTGGTTGCCAATCCGACTGCAAATTATTCTGCATCGACGACCCTTTCACATA cGGAATATTCGATGTTGCTGGTATATTTTCATCTGCAAAGGCATATGGgtaattttcttatacaaGTATATGGACCTTGTGTTTTGCTAGTCGTCCTTTCTTGGGTTTCTTTCTGGTTAAATCGAGAAGCCACTGCAGATCGTGTATCACTAg GAATAACAACTGTGTTAACAATGACATTTTTGGGATTGGAGGCACGAACCGATCTGCCAAAAGTTCCTTACCCCACTGCCTTGGATTTCTTCGTTTTCCTCTCGTTCGCCTTCATTTTCGCCACCATTATACAATTCGCGGTGGTCCATTATTTCACCAAGTACGGTTCCGGCGAGTGTTATTTCAGTTCGGATCTAAGCGAAAGTGAAACTTCCAGCGATGAAGAGGAAGCGGATACGCGGCCATTGAAGAAAGAACca atttCCCAATCGAACAAAAGAACTGCCGGAAATCTAGCAACTCGTGAACATCCAAGTCGTAATTTTACAATGAATGAAGACGGTATGATCGAGGTAATACCGTTATCAGCAATTCCAGAACCGAGCAAAAATCCTGCAATGAGTCATTGGCAAATGTCCTGCGTGGCCTGCAGTCCACCTCCTCGTCAAACTCCTCCAAGCAAAAAGGAATCAGGTCGAAGACGACGCAGAAGGACTCCTAGATACAATTCTGtatcaaaaattgatcgagCCAGCCGCATCGTGTTCCCCATATTCTTCCTAGCGATCAACGTATTTTATTGGTTTGCATATTTGTCGAGAAGCGAgcgtatcaattattataacgtGAATTCAAATGGCACGTGA